CATCTGTTTATTTTAGCTTTTGGCTCAATAAGCAGAATAGCATAGAAGTAGATCAGGGGTTGAATGACCAGATCTACTGCCAAAGGAAAATACCGGAAAACGTGGGTATTCCATAGACCTAGTGTGTGCAGCAAGATTTTGCTACTAAGCAGGCAAAAGGCAACGATGGCGAGAGCGAGATAAATATTACTCTGGTGAGTCTTCTTCAGAAGTGACAATAGACTAGTTATTAGTCCTTGTACAATACCAATAAGAATAATAATATCGAATAGCGAAAAAGCCTGATTCAAGAACAATGGATTTCAGTCGATGCAAAAACACTCATTGTTGCTAATATAGGCTTTACTACGCTCAGGTCAAGTAATTGAGGTAGCTCAACAACAAATGATGAATAACAACGAGAACGTATTATTCACCAATCATTCGTCGTGAATCATCAAATCAAATAACCATGCCTCGGTGAAATACTCGGTCTCCCACTACGGCGGAATGATCAGCCCGGTGAAGGGTGCAGCGGTTGTCCCAGATTACCACATCGCCCGGTTGCCAACTGTGGCGGTAGATACGTTGCTCTTCAGTAGCGTAGTCGTAGAGCTTCCGAATCACTTCGTTTCCCAGTGAAGTATTGCGAATAGCTACGCAACGCTCCGGGGTTGACAGGTAAATAGTTTTCTTACCGCTGATAGGATGGGTTAGAAAAAGCGGGTGCCAAGTTTCAGTTTCACTGAGTTGGTGTTCATCCTGATTAATACCCGTGACCTGATGTAGCACTTCTGAGTTTTTCAATTCTTGTTTCAGTGTATCGTCCAACTCATCGTAGGCTCGGTATTGGCTGGTAAATAGCGTTTCGCCCCCGGAGGCTGGACAGTCTATAATTTTTAGTGCAGTAAAGGCTGGGGTCTTTTTTACATAGCTGGTATCGGTGTGGAACACAGAGCGGGGCGGTGTTTTTCTACCCTTATTAGATACTACGTTGAGCCGAGGTTCGTCAGGAGCATGTTTTTCTCCTTCGGTAAACGTAAGCTCACCCAGCTTACTCAGAAAGTTGGCAAAATCAGTATCACTCAGGGTTTGATGATGAAAAACCGCTACGCCATGGTTGGCCAAGGCTGCCTTTATATCATCAATTTCCTGGTCAGAAACCTCTTTAAGCGGTTGGCTGCCGGTTTCTTCCAGCACAAAATCTGACCCATCTACTGAATTAAATTTCATTCTTAGGCCGCTTTGCGTTGTAACTGATCAAAATCCAGCGAAGAAAGCTGCGCCTCCGCTCCTTCAAAGTCGTGCGCTTGGGTATTGGCTCCGCCGAAGGCATAGCTGGAAATACCTGCTGCCTGGGCAGCCGACAGGCCATCCTGGTTGTCTTCAATTGCTTTAGCCTCACTGGCCTCAACTCCTAATTTTTCTAAAGCTAACTGGTAAGCATCGGCGGCTGGCTTTTTGGCTTCAACCTGACTGCTATCAATGATTACATCAAAAGTATCAGCCGAAATTTCGGTTGAAAGGGCGCCCAATAAATTATCTATATTTTCGCGGCTAGTCGTGGTTACCAAGCCTAGTTTTATGCCTTCTTCCTTTGCTTTCCGAATGGTATCGGCAACTCCCGACCGGGGTTGAATGGACTTTTCCTGGAGCAAATCCTGAAAAATTCTTGACTTAGTAGCGTGAACCGCTTCAGCATCTACCGTTTCACCTTTACTTTCGGCAAAGCTCGCAATTCGCTGTTTGCCTCCGCTATCTTTAAGCAATTCTTGGTACTGTTCACGGGGCCAGTTCCAGTCTAAGTTATGCTCGTTAAACGCCTGGTTAAAGGCTTCACGTTGTAGTTCTGAGGTTTCGGCCAAGGTGCCGATAGATCCAAAAAGTAATGCTTTCATAGTTGTAGTTTTGTGTACCGGATAAACTATGACATCAGGTGGATGTTTGTGCTACTTACCGGTTTTTAGCAATTATAGTGATGTATACTTACTCACGCTCTACCAGTGATCCGGTCACTAGGTATTTATTAATGCCAGCACTTGCTTTCTATACGCTTTTTTAGGTGGGGTGAGCCAAATAGTATGCTTTTATAGCTCATATTTATGCATTATATTGAGCTATAAATTAAAATATTTGGCGCATAGCATTGGCCGAGTTTCAATTACAGATGCCTATTATACAAGCAGAGGACTTGCAAGCTTAACGGAGCTTTTGGTGGTTATTTTCACTTCTGCTTAATCGCCAATTGACCACAGGCGGCATCAATATCTTTGCCTCGGCTACGACGTACGTTCACGGTTACCCCTCTATTTTCTAAGTAGCGGGCAAATTGATCGAGGCGGTCTTCTTCGGTATTCTTAAAATCAGCTTCCGCGATGGGATTGTACTCAATCAGGTTTACTTTGCTCGGTACGTACTTGGTAAATTGCCATAGTTCTTTGGCATCTTCCAGCGTATCGTTAAAGTCGTAAAACACAATGTACTCAAAGGTGATGCGGGTGCGGGTTTTCTGGTAGAAATACTGCAAAGCTTCGCGTAGCACTTCCAGGTTGTTACTTTCATTGATCGCCATAATCCGGTTGCGCTTTTCATCGTTAGCGGCGTGTAGTGAGAGGGCCAGATTAAATTTCACCTGATCGTCGCCCAGCTTTTTAATCATCTTGGCAATACCGGCGGTGGAAACCGTAATTCGTTTGGGCGACATATTTAGCCCTTTAGGTGAAGTGATGTGTTCAATAGATTGTAGCACATTGGCGTAGTTGAGCAGTGGTTCACCCATACCCATGTACACAATATTGGAAAGCGGGACCTGGTAGTTTTCCTCGGCTTGTTGGTTAATAAGAACAACCTGATCGTAGATTTCGGCCGCATCCAGATTGCGTTTACGATCCATGTAGCCGGTAGCGCAGAACTTACAGGCCAGCGAACAACCTACCTGTGAGGATACGCAGGCCGTCATGCGTGAGTCCGTAGGAATCAATACGCCTTCTACCAAGTGGCGGTCGTGCAGCCGAAACATAGATTTTATGGTCTGGTCGCTACTAACTTGCTGTTCGTCTACCTGCAACGCATTGATCGTAAAGTTGTCTTCCAGTAACTCCCGCGTAGCTTTGGAGAGGTTGGTCATCTCAGCAAAGCTGGTGGCTGACTTCTTCCACAGCCACTCTTCCACCTGCTTCACCCGAAACGGCTTTTCCCCGGCTTCAATCAGAAACTCCTGAAGCTTTTCTGGTTTTATTTTACGAATGTCTTTTTTAGTAGCTACTACTGGTTCCATGCGATAAAAATACGTTTACACCTAAGCAACGATAAATGGGAATAGTAAAGTTTTCGTCTTACCGTAGTTTTTCTATTTGGCAAGAAGGGCTCTATTACTAATGGGGTGAATTATCTAATATCTGGAGAGAGAATATAATGTTAAGTTTTTGTTAAGTGGTTTTGATATTATAGCCTTTTTTATACCTTACAAATGAGAATTTATTTTTTACAATCTTATCGCTTCCGTAATACTTTTTATATCTTTTTTAAACCCTCTAAATTTCAAAAAATGACTTTTTTAAGGAAGAATTTACTCTTAGCCTTAGTGTTAGCCCTAATTACGTACGCTTGTACTAATCAGCATGACCAAGAAGCATCTTGGGAGGATTTAGATTATGAGTATAATCAACTGGAAAAATATAGATGGGAAATGCCACATTCTGCCCAAGAGTTTCGCGAAACATTTAAACTTTCGCGCGATGAATTTGCTGAGTTTATTGATTATGCGAAAGAAGGTAATTTGGCCTACATGGATAAGTTCTATGCCGAGCAAGTGTTGAAAAGAAATGTAGAAGTAAGTGCCGAAGAGTATCAAGAGTTTGAAAGGTTTTACAATGAAACTAATTGGGAAGAAGAACTCAAGCACGGAACGGGAAGTATTGATTTTGATAGTGAAAAAAAAAATCAACGTGGAACCCTGACGATAGAACCTTAGTTCCAGCCCACGCACGCTGCTGCCGTACCTCTTGCGGTACACGTCCCGAAGATGATGAAGACTCTCGCTCTATTATGCCTATTGGTATGGGAGTATTTACAAGCTGTCAAGGTGGTGGTAGCGGGAGCGGAAATACCGGTTCAGATGATGTAACAATAATTAGGGTCAGTTTCGCTAGTAAAGGTTATACTACAATTCATTTTACGGTTACTTACAATTATACGACCCATCAAACGAAGGTAACTTCTTACAGTACTGGTGAAACTAGAACAGGAGGAGTATGGCATCAGCAAGAACATTACGGACAGGCAGATGGAGTAATTGGTATAGCTCAAGTTGAAGGATATTGGGAGACTTTTTACGGAGGTAGAAGAGCTTATACTTACAGAATTGAGCATGAGAGGAATACTGGTAGAGTAAATGTTCGAGATGTAGATGATCGTCGTAGCCATTAATTAATTTAACTTACGGAAGCAGAGAAAGCACTCTTTAGGGTGCTTTTTTTGTTTAGAGATCATCGGTTTTAGTAAAACTAATCCAACAATAATTTAAATCAACTTCTATTTATTATTCAACTCTTTCGCCAAATTCAGCTCAGAAAGCTTGATGCCACGCCAACAACCAAAGTTGGATAGAAAGTTTAATGTGGGTGGTTATTCTTATTTTACTGCGTTACCTGCACTGTATCCGGCGGATAGATCACTCCCAATGCCCGGTCTATTTGTTTAACTACTTCCCCTTCTAAGTCGGCCAATTCAACAAACCGCATCGATAGGATATTGATCGTTTTGATTTCTTCTGGGTCAACCGGGGTATAAAGCACCTGAATAAAGGAAGGCATCAGCTCTTCGGTGATAAACCCTTGCGAAGTATATACTTCGGTGGCAGCGGTGACTATATTGTAGTCAAACTCAGCCACAATACCCGTGGTTACTGCCGCGTCCCAAGAAGTACTTTTCGGAAATTCAGGAAAAAACGAAGATCCGTTGGAAATAAGACCAAGTACGTCAGAGCTAAAATAACCTTGTTGAGCCAGGTAGGTTCGAAGAGTGTCTTGTTCGTCGGTGGCTGCCCGGCGAAGGTTGCTGATAATTGTTTGGTGAATATGCATGGCTGAATCCAGTATCCGCCGATTATCTTTCATTTCCTCAATAATACGTTCTAAAGCGACCTCTTTTTGCCGTTCGATTTTCTGATTCTCCGCGTAGCGATTGATAAATAGTGCGAACAAAACACTGAATACAATCAGCGCGCTTTCTATCAGCAGTCGTCTGAATCCTTTTAGTCTGATTTTCATGAGAATTTACTGTGATAAGTATCAATCTTTACCGTTACCATTCAGTGCCGCCCCCAAATTAAGCTCGGATAGTTTCGTGCCGCCTTTAACACCGAAATCTAACGTGCGGATGGGGAACGGTATGGTAATATCGTGGGCATCGTAGGCTTTTTTGATGGCAATAAATACCTGATTGATAATTTGTAAAATGGTGGGTTCGCCCGGAAAGGTAATCCAAAACCGGAGGTTAAAGTTGATGGAACTATCTTCAAATTCGTAGTAATCAAAAATAATATCCTTGTCGGTTCGTACTCCCTCCACCGTTTTTACAGCATCTAGTGTCACTTGTTGTACTTGCTCTAAATCTTCGCCGTAAGAAATGCCAATTTTTAAGTCAATGCGTCGCTCACCCGTAATTGTGTAGTTGATAATTTTCTTCTGGATGACATCTTTATTGGGAATATACACCTCCTGCCCCTGAAAGGTACGAATAACGGTCAGGCGAAAGTCAGTTCGGTCGAGAGCACCGATAGTACCGTCAATTTCTACGACATCGCCAATGTTGAAAGGCTTTTTAAAGGCTAAAATAACCCCCGCAATAAAGTTGGCAGCAATATCCTGAAAGGCAAAACCCAAAGCGATACCAACTACGCCCAGTCCGGCAATGAGTGAAGTAACGGCTTTGTCTAACTCTAGAATCTCTAGCACGACAAATACTCCCAAGCTAAGCCCCAGGTAGTATACCAATTGAGTCAGTAAACGCTGAATGCTAACATCTTCAGTAGCGCGCCCGATAATCCGGGCAAATAGTCGCCGTCCCAGACGAGCCAGATTTAGGAAGATGACGAAAGTCAGAATCGCTAAGACTAAATTGGGTAGCATGGCAGTCAGCTTTTCTAGCCAAATATCTATTTTATTAAAAATTGTTTGGAGGGCGCTATTGACATCAAATTTCATAAAAGTGTAGGGTTGGTGCGGCCAAGCTAGTAAGTTAGAAAAAATCAAATGGGAAAGAGAACATGATAAGTGCTGATCTTTAGCAATTTCCGTTTACCACCGTATTCCTACTCTCATATCTATAAAATCGGCTACGTGACCGTGCACCTTAAGGGACACTCCAGCATTAAGTAACTTTCCTAATTGGTAGTAAATCGCGTAGCGTTGGAAGAATGATTTATCGCCTGTGGTTTGAGGTTGATAAGCGTTGTAGCCCATCTGCTGGGTAAAAGATAGTTTGCCGAAGACCAAAGCGTGCCCTAGGGTAAGTGATAGCCGTAATGGAACGGACTCATTATTTTCGCGTCGGGCCTGTTCAGCTTTAGCACCATTATAGTATAGCTCAGCCCCAGCCAAAAAACCATTAATATTACTGACCGGTCGTAGTGCCCCAGTTTCTATACCCAGATTTAGGTAGCTACTACGCTTGTATAGTGCGTTGGCTTCTAACGATCGGCGCGATCCGCCTAAGTACAAGTAGCGGTGCCAGGGTTGCACTCGTAAACCCGGTTGTCGGGCGTGAGTAGGAAATTGCTGATCACCAAAGTGTTTTTCTACTCCTAAAGACAGGGTAGGAAAGTTCATGCCCTTGTTAGGAGATCGTATGCCACCGTTGCTGATGTGGTTATAATTAGCAGACAGCCGTAGTATAGCATCTTCTTGCAAGCGATAATTCAGGGTAAGGCTGGCTAAGCCAATAAAACTAGTGGATGAACCAAAGAAGAGGTTATTCGGATTAGTTATTTCATCGTAAATTTTCGTTAAATAGCTAACTCCCACTTCGCCTCGAAGGGTTATAAACCAGTTTTTTCTAAAACTCAGATAAGGCTCACCAAACATGGTGAGATTATACGATTGTCCTAGTTCTTGAGGGTTTTGAAAGTCAAAGTACGTAACTCCGACTCCCACTTTTGTAAAGCAATTGCAACTAGCCCAGGCATCGGCGCTTTTCAGTACACGGCCAGCCTCTAGGCCAATTCCCCACGGGGTACTGTTAGCGAGGCTTTGCAGTACGGTAGCGTGAGGAATAATGAAGCCAACGTGGCTTTTCACCCCTACGTAAGGAGTATTTTCCTGCGCTAAACAGCCCAGGCTATTTACCAAAAATAGACTGGCTACAATAAGCGATATTTTCATAGTAGCAAAACTTAGAAAGCCATACGGATGAAAAATACAGTTGCTGGCGTAAGTATGGCTCTCGAGTAAGATAGATATATGGGATGAAAATAATTTCTGTTGGGCAGAATTCATCGATATTTTCCGGAATTTTGATTTCCTTTTGAATCGGAGAATAAATATTATCTTTGAAAAGCTACCCAACTAACCTACTACACTTGAAAAACGCACTTATCACTATCAGTACTATTATTGATCGGCTCAATGAGAGAGTTGGACGTGGGGTAGCTTGGCTTACTACCGTATTGGTATTAGTGATTGTTTACGATGTGGCAGCTCGCTACTTGTTTAACACTTCGTCGGCGGGTATTGTGGAGCTAGAGTGGCATTTGTTCTCCTTCATTTTTTTGCTGGGAGCGGCTTACGCACTAAAGCACGACCGCCACGTGCGGGTTGATGTATTCTATCAGAATTTTAGTCCTAAGAAGCAGGCTTGGGTCAACCTGATTGGTACATTGCTATTCTTGATTCCCTTTTGCGTAGTAGCAATGGTTGCCGCCTGGAAATTTACTATCAATGCCTGGACTATTCAAGAAGGTTCGCCCGACCCCGGGGGCTTGCCCGCTCGTTACGTGGTAAAGGCGGCTATTCCACTAGGCTTTTTGCTATTACTGCTACAGGCAATTTCATTATTTATCCGTTCCCTGCTCACCCTTACCGAAACTGCCCGCTCGTATGATTGATGCGCTACCGCTGATCTTATTTCTGCTCATCTTTATACTAATTCTGTTTGGGTTTCCGGTGGCGTTTACGCTAGGGGGAGTTTCAGTGCTGCTTGGGCTGTTTATCTTTGATGTAGACTTCTTCTATCTGCTGTCGCTGCGGGTGTACGGAACCATGACTAACTACGTACTGCTGGCGGTTCCACTCTTCATCTATATGGGGATTATGCTGGAAAAGTCAGGGCTGGCGGAGAGTTTATTGGAAACGATGGCCTTATTGTTCGGAAAGTTTCGGGGAGGCTTGGCCATTGCCGTAGTGGTTGTCGGAGCGATGCTGGCGGCTTCTACTGGAATTGTCGGTGCTACCGTAGTAACGATGGGGTTAATCAGTCTGCCTACCATGCTCAAACGGGGTTACAGTCCCGAATTAGCTACCGGAACCATCGCTTCTGCCGGAACGCTGGGGCAGATTATTCCGCCTTCGGTGGTGCTGGTTTTGCTAGGCTCGGTGTTGAACGTATCGGTAGGTGACTTATTCACGGCAGCATTGATCCCGGGTTTAGCGTTGGTGGGTTGCTATTTATTATACGTAGTAGGAATGGCCTACTTCCGACCGCAGCAAGCCCCGCCTATGCCGACTGAAGAGATAGCGCAATTTCGGGCAGGAAACATGACGGCTCAAATTATTAAAGCATTTGTGCTTCCGTTTTTGCTGATTATAGCGGTGTTGGGTTCTATCTTCGCCGGAATTGCTTCACCTACCGAGGCGGCAGCAGTGGGAGCTTTTGGTGCCTCCGTACTTACTATTATTCAGGGAAAGTTTACGCTACCTGTGCTGAAGGAAGTGATGCGGGAAACGACCCACCTCACTTGTATGGTGTTTATTATTCTGGTAGGGGCTACCGCTTTTGCGTTGGTTTTTCGAGGTTTAGAAGGTGATCGCTATTTAGTAAGCTTGATAGAAAGTGCTAACCTAAGCCCAATGGCTTTCCTAGCGATTGTAATGATTGCCGTATTTATCGCCGGGTTTTTTATTGACTTTATCGAAATTATTTTCATTATCGTTCCGGTGGTGGCTCCCATTTTCGACCGCATGGGCATCGACCTAATCTGGATTGGCATTTTGCTGGCGATGAATTTACAAACCTCTTTTCTCTCCCCTCCTTTCGGTTTTTCCCTTTTTTACCTAAAAGGAGTAGCTCCTCCCCAAATTACTACGGCGCACCTATATCGCGGAATTGTGCCCTACATCATCATCCAGCTCGTTTTCCTCGCCCTAATTATCCTCTTCCCTGAGATAGTAACAGTGTTGTTGGATTAGGGTAAACGGAGACCGGAGACCGGAGACCGGAGACCGGAGACCGGAGACCGGAGACCGGAGACCGGAGACCGGAGACCGGAGACCGGAGACCGGAGACCGGAGACCGGAGACCGGAGACCGGAGACCGGAATTTAATTTCGATGTGTTGTTTTTTCAAACTTGAACCCTGTAAATTTGCTCATTGCTCATTGCTCATTGCTCATTGCTTTACCACCCAATTAGGTGATGGTTCGTGGGCTTCGTCCATAATCCGGGTAATATCTTCAACTACTTCAGGGTTTTGACTAGCTACATTATTAGTTTCGCTAATATCATTTTCTAGGTTAAATAGCTGAATGTCTCCGGTGAACATTGGTTCCCGGATACCCTTCCAGTTACCCATGCGAACGGCTTGCCGCGAACCTTGCTCGTAAAACTCCCAATACAAATAGTTATGGCTACGCTGGTTTTCTGATTGACCCAATAAAGTTGGGACAATACTAGTACTCTGAGTATGCTCTTCGGGGTAATCAGCTTTCGCTAATTCAGCAAACGTAGCCATCATGTCTCCGAAATAACCGATATAATCAGACGTGACTCCCGCGGGAGTATGAGCGGGCCAGCGGGCAATAAAGGGTACGCGGATTCCGCCTTCGTGCATTGCTCGCTTGATGCCTTGTAGTGGTCCGTTAGAGTCGAAATAATCCGGATCATTACCCCCTTCACGGTGGGGCCCGTTGTCGGAAGTGAAAATAATCAAGGTATTTTCGTCAATGCCCCGCGCTTTCAGGGTTTCCACAATTCGGCCAATATCTTTATCCATTCGGGAAATCATAGCGGCAGTGCCTTTCTGGGCTTCCGGCCAATCGCGATCAGCGTAGATGCCGTAATCCGGTACTTCCATGCCTGCTTTACCCGCTTCGTTATTGGCGTGAGGGATAGTAAGCGCTAAGTATAAAAAGAATGGGTTGGAACGGTCTTGCTTCAGAAACTCTAGTGCTTCATCTACAAACAGATCGTGGCTGTAGGTAATTTTCTCGGTAGCGTAGCCTCCCACAAAGGAGCCATATTTATTATTAGTGCGTTGTACTACATTTTCTAAAAATACTGAATCTCGATTATTCCATAAAAATTCAGGGTAATAATTGTGAGCGTGTTTTTGGTTCAGATAGCCGTAAAATGAATCGAAGCCTTGCTTTAACGGATGGCCTTCCTGATTGATCTCACCCAATCCCCATTTCCCTACTAAAGCCGTTTGGTAATCAGCACCCTTTAGGACTTCTGCAATCGTTATATCCTCATCTCGTAATGTTTGACGATCAATATTGCCTCCGGCATTACCCCGCACCTGATTACGTCCCGTGTGTTGCCCAGTCATCAGTACCGCTCGGGAAGGAGCGCAAACGGTAGAACCCGCGTAGAACTGCGTAAATCTAATTCCTTGGGCAGCTAATTCGTCAATATCGGGAGTCTGAATGTCTGATTGTCCGTAACAACCTAAATCGCCGTAGCCCAGGTCATCAGCCATAATAAATATGATATTGGGTGACTCGAAAGTAACTTCCTCAGAGGCTACCTCGCTGGTGGTAGTTGGTGTAGTAGAGCAGGCAGAAAGGAGTAAGAATACAATAGGTAGTATGGCAAAGTTGCGCATGTAAAAAATGATTAGGTTGTTGCCAATAAGTTAGGGAATCTTGCGAAACGAAACAACTTAGGGCGAGGGGCAGGGGGTGTGGGGAATGACGAAAAATTGAAAGTTGTAAACACTATTCATTTTCCATTCTTCGGTACACTGCCAAGCTATCGTTACTTCGAGTGAATAATAAGTATGACTGATCGGCTCTTTCTTCGTAAATAATATCCCGCACATCGCCCCGTACCATAATTCCACTTTGGTTGGCATCTATCACCTCAAATTTCTTATTGTTCTGGTAGGTGAGTACCAACCCATAACTGGTATCGTAACGTCCGGTACTGATGCGGGTTAGCGACTGGTTGCCACCCAGGATCAACTCTAGCTGTCCATCTTGGTCAATGTCCGCCGATGCGATGGCGTATACCGGAGCGAACTGGGCTTTCAGTGGTAAGGGTTGAACGATCAATGTACCATCCTGATTTCCTAAATAAACTGATTCGAATAGCATAGCCGAGAGTGTATCGGCACCTGCTAATTGTTCAGTAGTAAAGAACTCACTAGGTGAAGTTTTAGCAAAGGTTTGGTAGTCAGGAAAGCGTTTTTTTAGCTCAATAATTTGACCGAGCAGTTCGTCTTTGCTGTAGGCGAATACTTCTTCACCCTGCAAATAATGGGTAAAAATAGGGTCAATTGAGCCATTCTGATCGAAATCGCTGTAGATTAAGCGAACTGGTTCATCGACCGTGGGGCGGTACAGGTTATTTTTTCCGAAGTTTCCGGCAACCAAATCCATATCGCCGTCTTGATCTAAATCAGTCGCGTGTAGCGTATTCCACCAGCCACTGCTGTTGGGAATTTCGGTAGTTTTTAGTTGCTGACCGGCTTCGTTGTAAAATAGCTGAATTGGCATCCATTCACCTACTACCACTAAGTCAGGATAATCGTCATCGTTTAAATGAGTAAAGGTAGCGTCGGTAACCATTCCTGGTTGCAGTAGCTGAGGGGCGAAAGCTTCAGTACTATCGGTAAAGCTTCCGGCTCCATCATTTTCTAAAATGTAACTGCGGGGCGAGAGTGGGTATTTTCCGGGAATTAACCTGCCTCCCACAAATAAATCTTGATCGCCATCCTGATCGATATCGGCAGCAGTAACCGTAGCTCCACTGGTGAGCATATCAGGAAGATTATCATTCGCTAAGACAAAATTTTCTTGACCACCATTAAGGTATAAACGATCTTGTAAGGCTGGGTCTTGTTCAGTGAAATCGCTACCGCCACTCACCACGTATAAATCTAAGTCACCATCCTGATCAGCATCAAAAAATACCCCATCAGTATCTTCTGAGCGGGCATCAGCAACAAGAGCAGGAGAAGCAAGTTGAGAGAAAGTCCCGTCGGGTTGTTGCAGAAAAAGTGCCCCCGCTTGTCCCTTTGCTCCGCCAATATGAAAATCAACTAAGCCATCACCATCAAAATCTCCTTGAGTTATTTTTGGGCCTAAATTGGAAATTCCCTGCGGAAGCATTTTATCCCGTTTAAAATCCAGGAACGAATTTTCCTGGTGGGCAAAATCAACGCCTAGTTTATCGTCAGCAGTAGTAAAAACTGATTGAGTACTCGGAGCTTTGTCAACTTTCGGTTGAGCATCAGTCTGTTTGAGAATGAGGGTCTGGTTGGCATTTATATCTTTTAGCGACTGGAAGGAGTTATTAGGCCAAACAATGGTTAGTTGCTCAACGGTAACGAGCGTGTCCAGACCAAATACTAGTTCGTAAGGAACCGAGGATTGGAAACCACGTACCGGAATCATTTCCTGATATTGAGTTTGCTTGTTATTTTGTAAATACACTTTAGCTCCTACTCCGAACCTATTTTCCTCGCTGCCTTGTAATCGTATTTTTAGATAATTCTTCTGCTTCTGATTATTACGGTAGATAAATACCTCCTCGTTTACGTTGTTAACTACTAAATCTAAATCTCCGTCGTTATCCAGATCAGCGTAAGCAGCAGCGTTGGACAGCGAAGGCTGCTCTAATCCCCAATCCTCGGTACGATTGGCAAAAGTGAGATCACCCTGATTTTGGTAGAGATAATTAGGAACCTCAATGGCGGGCATGTTCTCTACCAAGCTCATTAACTCTACATCTAGGTTTTGCTGCTGGACTTTTACCTGTTCGCCAACTACGTAATTCATAAAGTCCATATCCAGATAGTTACGGGCGTAACCGTTGCTGATAAACACATCTTTCCACCCATCCAGATCAAAGTCTGCCATTAGGGGTGCCCAACTCCAATCGGTACTGGAAATACCTGCCAACTGACCAATTTCTCGAAATTCAGATAAGCTGCTTGTATCTCGCGCCGGATAGCCCGTTTCAGTAAATTGAAGTGGGGCAGCAGTATTGAGTTGCAGCATATTGCGCATGGTTTGGTAGTGGAAGCCACTGCGAATAAGCTCGCGGTACTTATCGTAATTCTCGGAGCCGAGCGACATTTTTAGGCGATAGTTATCTTCGGGCAACATATCCAGGGTGATAATGTCGGGGCTAGCGTCATTATTAATGTCGGCGGCATCGCAACCCATTGAAAAAAGGGAAGTATGTTCTACGTATTCTCTCAACGACTCCTGAAATTCACCATTTTGCTGATTGATGTACAGATAGTCTTCTTCGTTGTAATCGTTAGTAACGTA
This region of Tunicatimonas pelagia genomic DNA includes:
- a CDS encoding TauD/TfdA dioxygenase family protein, which translates into the protein MKFNSVDGSDFVLEETGSQPLKEVSDQEIDDIKAALANHGVAVFHHQTLSDTDFANFLSKLGELTFTEGEKHAPDEPRLNVVSNKGRKTPPRSVFHTDTSYVKKTPAFTALKIIDCPASGGETLFTSQYRAYDELDDTLKQELKNSEVLHQVTGINQDEHQLSETETWHPLFLTHPISGKKTIYLSTPERCVAIRNTSLGNEVIRKLYDYATEEQRIYRHSWQPGDVVIWDNRCTLHRADHSAVVGDRVFHRGMVI
- a CDS encoding mechanosensitive ion channel family protein → MKFDVNSALQTIFNKIDIWLEKLTAMLPNLVLAILTFVIFLNLARLGRRLFARIIGRATEDVSIQRLLTQLVYYLGLSLGVFVVLEILELDKAVTSLIAGLGVVGIALGFAFQDIAANFIAGVILAFKKPFNIGDVVEIDGTIGALDRTDFRLTVIRTFQGQEVYIPNKDVIQKKIINYTITGERRIDLKIGISYGEDLEQVQQVTLDAVKTVEGVRTDKDIIFDYYEFEDSSINFNLRFWITFPGEPTILQIINQVFIAIKKAYDAHDITIPFPIRTLDFGVKGGTKLSELNLGAALNGNGKD
- a CDS encoding TRAP transporter small permease subunit; this encodes MKNALITISTIIDRLNERVGRGVAWLTTVLVLVIVYDVAARYLFNTSSAGIVELEWHLFSFIFLLGAAYALKHDRHVRVDVFYQNFSPKKQAWVNLIGTLLFLIPFCVVAMVAAWKFTINAWTIQEGSPDPGGLPARYVVKAAIPLGFLLLLLQAISLFIRSLLTLTETARSYD
- the rlmN gene encoding 23S rRNA (adenine(2503)-C(2))-methyltransferase RlmN translates to MEPVVATKKDIRKIKPEKLQEFLIEAGEKPFRVKQVEEWLWKKSATSFAEMTNLSKATRELLEDNFTINALQVDEQQVSSDQTIKSMFRLHDRHLVEGVLIPTDSRMTACVSSQVGCSLACKFCATGYMDRKRNLDAAEIYDQVVLINQQAEENYQVPLSNIVYMGMGEPLLNYANVLQSIEHITSPKGLNMSPKRITVSTAGIAKMIKKLGDDQVKFNLALSLHAANDEKRNRIMAINESNNLEVLREALQYFYQKTRTRITFEYIVFYDFNDTLEDAKELWQFTKYVPSKVNLIEYNPIAEADFKNTEEDRLDQFARYLENRGVTVNVRRSRGKDIDAACGQLAIKQK
- a CDS encoding acyloxyacyl hydrolase; the protein is MKISLIVASLFLVNSLGCLAQENTPYVGVKSHVGFIIPHATVLQSLANSTPWGIGLEAGRVLKSADAWASCNCFTKVGVGVTYFDFQNPQELGQSYNLTMFGEPYLSFRKNWFITLRGEVGVSYLTKIYDEITNPNNLFFGSSTSFIGLASLTLNYRLQEDAILRLSANYNHISNGGIRSPNKGMNFPTLSLGVEKHFGDQQFPTHARQPGLRVQPWHRYLYLGGSRRSLEANALYKRSSYLNLGIETGALRPVSNINGFLAGAELYYNGAKAEQARRENNESVPLRLSLTLGHALVFGKLSFTQQMGYNAYQPQTTGDKSFFQRYAIYYQLGKLLNAGVSLKVHGHVADFIDMRVGIRW
- a CDS encoding HAD family hydrolase, which translates into the protein MKALLFGSIGTLAETSELQREAFNQAFNEHNLDWNWPREQYQELLKDSGGKQRIASFAESKGETVDAEAVHATKSRIFQDLLQEKSIQPRSGVADTIRKAKEEGIKLGLVTTTSRENIDNLLGALSTEISADTFDVIIDSSQVEAKKPAADAYQLALEKLGVEASEAKAIEDNQDGLSAAQAAGISSYAFGGANTQAHDFEGAEAQLSSLDFDQLQRKAA